The following proteins are co-located in the Phragmites australis chromosome 10, lpPhrAust1.1, whole genome shotgun sequence genome:
- the LOC133930441 gene encoding uncharacterized protein LOC133930441 isoform X2, with translation MAGASPPPPPSSSTTSKGKAKMDAEADGAGKTCGICFNDTRLGIPGELDCCAHHFCFVCIMAWARVESRCPFCKARFRTIRRPPVPGRFPDERIVPIAERYQVYDPNGNESSTVGGADPYVNTICSVCSCSRDDELLLLCELCDSAVHTYCVGLGTAVPEGDWFCKDCAATREEHLRWQTENEGWDGQGEFEISIEVPRAEKNTAPSVFRIVDEDYDPSSVDNTNVQSSRLLMDDPVPSIYDIVDEDYPTNAGSSRFGRNAEDLPSQGTSSAGSQCPESTRGRDNGLASYHARIRLEVERARTLRNSRNLDKCIRALRENWPALRDGSVGFAAHVPNRRRKGTTGTISVVTEHQRCAAPLVIGSKNGAGTTSVQLSSTPFSEEASTSMGRGNKISRKDTRDTCKAWKMLEMAKSSGGRKISNNPSSLSCSPPFSMGNRSTSYSPIDTVLGQKNQNLPNKVTGKNKASCGYGTKMESTPTKSSGECRSLPENSRVSVHERMISFQNRINQESLNGKVSSSIHSQHVDRTLESLCSIDRLDEFKSVMLHSHTCSLSSGQSTVTSSLQLGPSAGSQSTMMVNPEESSAVCVATTNEIVNAATIEVRKSSGPERHTHKRKFSSEKCHDQGPKRSTSSCKIAKSEISSLTVRELKLLKIDKTYGSDRFKEVARTATHTVLAACGFEHSASEPLALSRPVCKHSSEVKPLKSSVITDSCTECLRSFVKEVISLMLSGRQMDQIGASC, from the exons ATGGCCGGCGcctccccgcccccgccgccgtcgtcgtcgacgACGTCCAAGGGCAAGGCCAAGATGGACGCCGAGGCTGATGGCGCGGGAAAAACGTGCGGCATCTGCTTTAACGACACGCGTTTGGGCATCCCCGGCGAGCTCGACTGCTGCGCGCACCACTTCTGCTTCGTCTGCATCATGGCCTGGGCTCGCGTCGAGTCGCGCTGCCCCTTCTGCAAGGCCCGATTCCGGACCATCCGCCGCCCGCCCGTCCCGGGCCGGTTCCCCGACGAGCGCATCGTCCCCATCGCCGAGCGCTACCAG GTGTACGATCCTAACGGCAACGAGAGCAGCACGGTGGGTGGCGCCGACCCTTACGTGAACACCATCTGCAGCGTGTGCAGCTGCTCCCGGGACgatgagctgctgctgctctgtgAGCTCTGTGACTCGGCCGTGCACACCTACTGTGTCGGGCTAGGGACCGCCGTGCCGGAGGGGGACTGGTTCTGTAAGGACTGCGCGGCAACCAGGGAGGAGCATTTGAGGTGGCAGACTGAGAATGAGGGGTGGGATGGTCAAGGCGAATTTGAGATCAGCATCGAGGTTCCAAGGGCTGAGAAAAACACAGCTCCTTCTGTTTTTCGTATTGTGGATGAGGACTATGATCCGAGCTCAGTGGACAACACAAATGTGCAGAGCAGTAGGCTTTTGATGGATGATCCGGTTCCTTCCATTTATGACATTGTGGATGAGGATTACCCTACAAATGCCGGAAGCAGTAGATTTGGAAGGAATGCTGAGGATTTGCCATCACAGGGTACTTCTTCAGCTGGATCTCAATGTCCTGAATCTACCCGGGGACGAGATAATGGTCTCGCGTCGTATCATGCTCGCATTCGCCTTGAAGTTGAGAGAGCTAGAACATTACGTAATTCCCGAAATCTTGATAAATGCATAAGGGCGCTGCGGGAGAACTGGCCTGCTCTGCGTGATGGTTCTGTGGGGTTTGCTGCACATGTACCcaacagaagaaggaaaggTACGACTGGAACCATTTCTGTTGTTACCGAGCATCAGCGTTGTGCAGCACCCTTAGTTATTGGTAGCAAAAATGGTGCTGGTACTACTTCTGTTCAGCTTTCCTCAACGCCTTTCTCCGAGGAGGCCAGTACCTCAATGGGCCGTGGTAACAAAATCTCGCGGAAGGACACCCGTGATACGTGTAAGGCATGGAAAATGTTGGAGATGGCAAAATCTTCTGGTGGAAGGAAGATATCTAACAATCCTTCCTCCCTTAGCTGCAGTCCTCCATTTTCCATGGGAAACAGGTCAACTTCTTACAGTCCGATTGATACAGTCTTAGGACAGAAGAACCAGAACCTGCCTAATAAGGTAACTGGGAAAAATAAAGCATCCTGTGGTTATGGTACAAAAATGGAAAGTACACCAACAAAAAGCTCCGGAGAATGCCGTAGCTTGCCTGAGAACAGTCGTGTATCAGTTCATGAAAGGATGATTTCTTTTCAGAATCGAATAAATCAGGAAAGTCTAAATGGTAAAGTTTCCTCATCAATCCACAGTCAGCATGTTGATCGTACGTTAGAATCTTTATGTAGCATAGACAGATTAGACGAATTCAAATCAGTTATGCTGCATTCACATACGTGCAGTTTATCATCTGGTCAGTCCACTGTGACTTCATCACTTCAGTTAGGACCTAGCGCTGGGAGCCAATCTACGATGATGGTAAACCCTGAGGAATCTTCAGCCGTTTGTGTTGCAACAACCAATGAAATTGTTAATGCTGCAACCATTGAAGTTAGAAAAAGTTCTGGACCAGAACGCCATACGCACAAGAGAAAATTCAGTTCTGAAAAATGCCATGATCAAGGACCCAAAAGGTCTACGTCATCCTGTAAAATTGCAAAAAGTGAGATTTCTTCCTTGACTGTACGCGAGTTGAAACTACTCAAGATAGACAAAACATATG GTTCTGACAGATTCAAAGAAGTTGCTCGAACAGCAACACATACCGTCTTGGCTGCCTGCGGATTTGAGCATTCTGCGTCGGAACCTCTTGCTCTCTCAAGACCGGTTTGCAAGCACAGTTCCGAAGTCAAACCGCTGAAGTCATCTGTCATAACCGATTCTTGCACAGAATGCTTGCGTAGTTTTGTGAAAGAAGTCATCAGTTTAATGTTGTCTGGCAGGCAGATGGATCAAATTGGTGCCTCCTGTTAG
- the LOC133930441 gene encoding uncharacterized protein LOC133930441 isoform X1 — protein MAGASPPPPPSSSTTSKGKAKMDAEADGAGKTCGICFNDTRLGIPGELDCCAHHFCFVCIMAWARVESRCPFCKARFRTIRRPPVPGRFPDERIVPIAERYQVGQVYDPNGNESSTVGGADPYVNTICSVCSCSRDDELLLLCELCDSAVHTYCVGLGTAVPEGDWFCKDCAATREEHLRWQTENEGWDGQGEFEISIEVPRAEKNTAPSVFRIVDEDYDPSSVDNTNVQSSRLLMDDPVPSIYDIVDEDYPTNAGSSRFGRNAEDLPSQGTSSAGSQCPESTRGRDNGLASYHARIRLEVERARTLRNSRNLDKCIRALRENWPALRDGSVGFAAHVPNRRRKGTTGTISVVTEHQRCAAPLVIGSKNGAGTTSVQLSSTPFSEEASTSMGRGNKISRKDTRDTCKAWKMLEMAKSSGGRKISNNPSSLSCSPPFSMGNRSTSYSPIDTVLGQKNQNLPNKVTGKNKASCGYGTKMESTPTKSSGECRSLPENSRVSVHERMISFQNRINQESLNGKVSSSIHSQHVDRTLESLCSIDRLDEFKSVMLHSHTCSLSSGQSTVTSSLQLGPSAGSQSTMMVNPEESSAVCVATTNEIVNAATIEVRKSSGPERHTHKRKFSSEKCHDQGPKRSTSSCKIAKSEISSLTVRELKLLKIDKTYGSDRFKEVARTATHTVLAACGFEHSASEPLALSRPVCKHSSEVKPLKSSVITDSCTECLRSFVKEVISLMLSGRQMDQIGASC, from the exons ATGGCCGGCGcctccccgcccccgccgccgtcgtcgtcgacgACGTCCAAGGGCAAGGCCAAGATGGACGCCGAGGCTGATGGCGCGGGAAAAACGTGCGGCATCTGCTTTAACGACACGCGTTTGGGCATCCCCGGCGAGCTCGACTGCTGCGCGCACCACTTCTGCTTCGTCTGCATCATGGCCTGGGCTCGCGTCGAGTCGCGCTGCCCCTTCTGCAAGGCCCGATTCCGGACCATCCGCCGCCCGCCCGTCCCGGGCCGGTTCCCCGACGAGCGCATCGTCCCCATCGCCGAGCGCTACCAG GTTGGGCAGGTGTACGATCCTAACGGCAACGAGAGCAGCACGGTGGGTGGCGCCGACCCTTACGTGAACACCATCTGCAGCGTGTGCAGCTGCTCCCGGGACgatgagctgctgctgctctgtgAGCTCTGTGACTCGGCCGTGCACACCTACTGTGTCGGGCTAGGGACCGCCGTGCCGGAGGGGGACTGGTTCTGTAAGGACTGCGCGGCAACCAGGGAGGAGCATTTGAGGTGGCAGACTGAGAATGAGGGGTGGGATGGTCAAGGCGAATTTGAGATCAGCATCGAGGTTCCAAGGGCTGAGAAAAACACAGCTCCTTCTGTTTTTCGTATTGTGGATGAGGACTATGATCCGAGCTCAGTGGACAACACAAATGTGCAGAGCAGTAGGCTTTTGATGGATGATCCGGTTCCTTCCATTTATGACATTGTGGATGAGGATTACCCTACAAATGCCGGAAGCAGTAGATTTGGAAGGAATGCTGAGGATTTGCCATCACAGGGTACTTCTTCAGCTGGATCTCAATGTCCTGAATCTACCCGGGGACGAGATAATGGTCTCGCGTCGTATCATGCTCGCATTCGCCTTGAAGTTGAGAGAGCTAGAACATTACGTAATTCCCGAAATCTTGATAAATGCATAAGGGCGCTGCGGGAGAACTGGCCTGCTCTGCGTGATGGTTCTGTGGGGTTTGCTGCACATGTACCcaacagaagaaggaaaggTACGACTGGAACCATTTCTGTTGTTACCGAGCATCAGCGTTGTGCAGCACCCTTAGTTATTGGTAGCAAAAATGGTGCTGGTACTACTTCTGTTCAGCTTTCCTCAACGCCTTTCTCCGAGGAGGCCAGTACCTCAATGGGCCGTGGTAACAAAATCTCGCGGAAGGACACCCGTGATACGTGTAAGGCATGGAAAATGTTGGAGATGGCAAAATCTTCTGGTGGAAGGAAGATATCTAACAATCCTTCCTCCCTTAGCTGCAGTCCTCCATTTTCCATGGGAAACAGGTCAACTTCTTACAGTCCGATTGATACAGTCTTAGGACAGAAGAACCAGAACCTGCCTAATAAGGTAACTGGGAAAAATAAAGCATCCTGTGGTTATGGTACAAAAATGGAAAGTACACCAACAAAAAGCTCCGGAGAATGCCGTAGCTTGCCTGAGAACAGTCGTGTATCAGTTCATGAAAGGATGATTTCTTTTCAGAATCGAATAAATCAGGAAAGTCTAAATGGTAAAGTTTCCTCATCAATCCACAGTCAGCATGTTGATCGTACGTTAGAATCTTTATGTAGCATAGACAGATTAGACGAATTCAAATCAGTTATGCTGCATTCACATACGTGCAGTTTATCATCTGGTCAGTCCACTGTGACTTCATCACTTCAGTTAGGACCTAGCGCTGGGAGCCAATCTACGATGATGGTAAACCCTGAGGAATCTTCAGCCGTTTGTGTTGCAACAACCAATGAAATTGTTAATGCTGCAACCATTGAAGTTAGAAAAAGTTCTGGACCAGAACGCCATACGCACAAGAGAAAATTCAGTTCTGAAAAATGCCATGATCAAGGACCCAAAAGGTCTACGTCATCCTGTAAAATTGCAAAAAGTGAGATTTCTTCCTTGACTGTACGCGAGTTGAAACTACTCAAGATAGACAAAACATATG GTTCTGACAGATTCAAAGAAGTTGCTCGAACAGCAACACATACCGTCTTGGCTGCCTGCGGATTTGAGCATTCTGCGTCGGAACCTCTTGCTCTCTCAAGACCGGTTTGCAAGCACAGTTCCGAAGTCAAACCGCTGAAGTCATCTGTCATAACCGATTCTTGCACAGAATGCTTGCGTAGTTTTGTGAAAGAAGTCATCAGTTTAATGTTGTCTGGCAGGCAGATGGATCAAATTGGTGCCTCCTGTTAG